In Nocardia yunnanensis, one DNA window encodes the following:
- the gnd gene encoding phosphogluconate dehydrogenase (NAD(+)-dependent, decarboxylating), producing MQLGMIGLGRMGANIVRRIVRDGHTAVGCERHPENIDQLAAELGENFQGSTELPKFVAMLETPRVVWVMIPAGATGAVTDSLSELLEPGDIIIDGGNSRYHEDIARAKALSPKGIHYVDIGTSGGVFGLERGFCLMIGGEDETVAHLDPLLKSIAPGIEAAPRTPGRTGEPSTAEQGYLHCGPAGAGHFVKMVHNGIEYGAMAAYAEGLNILHKADIGTRTAGEHSAEVTPLEHPEYYRYAIDIPEVTEVWRRGSVVASWLLDLTAAELYGDPNLDSFGGRVSDSGEGRWTLDAAIDEGVPAPVLSAALFQRFASRGESLYADKVLSAMRQAFGGHHELPQG from the coding sequence ATGCAGCTAGGAATGATCGGACTGGGCCGGATGGGCGCGAATATCGTGCGCCGCATCGTGCGCGACGGACACACCGCCGTCGGCTGTGAACGCCATCCCGAGAACATCGACCAACTCGCCGCCGAACTCGGCGAAAACTTCCAGGGCAGCACCGAACTCCCGAAGTTCGTCGCCATGCTCGAGACCCCGCGGGTGGTATGGGTCATGATCCCGGCCGGCGCGACCGGCGCGGTCACCGACAGCCTGAGCGAGCTGCTGGAACCCGGCGACATCATCATCGACGGCGGCAACAGCCGCTACCACGAGGACATCGCGCGGGCGAAGGCACTGAGCCCCAAGGGCATTCACTACGTGGACATCGGCACCTCGGGCGGCGTGTTCGGGCTGGAGCGCGGCTTCTGCCTGATGATCGGCGGTGAGGACGAGACGGTCGCCCATCTGGATCCGCTGCTGAAGTCCATCGCCCCCGGCATCGAGGCGGCGCCCCGCACCCCCGGCCGCACCGGCGAACCGAGCACCGCCGAACAGGGCTATCTGCACTGCGGCCCGGCCGGGGCCGGCCACTTCGTGAAGATGGTGCACAACGGCATCGAGTACGGCGCGATGGCCGCCTACGCCGAGGGCCTCAACATCCTGCACAAGGCCGATATCGGCACCCGGACCGCCGGCGAGCACTCCGCCGAGGTGACGCCGCTCGAGCATCCCGAGTACTACCGCTACGCCATCGACATTCCCGAGGTGACCGAGGTGTGGCGGCGCGGCTCCGTGGTCGCCTCCTGGCTGCTGGATCTCACCGCCGCCGAACTCTACGGCGATCCGAACCTGGATTCCTTCGGCGGTCGCGTCTCCGACTCCGGCGAGGGCCGCTGGACCCTCGACGCCGCCATCGACGAGGGCGTGCCCGCCCCGGTGCTGTCGGCCGCCCTGTTCCAGCGTTTCGCCTCGCGCGGGGAATCCCTGTACGCCGACAAGGTGCTCTCGGCCATGCGCCAGGCCTTCGGCGGCCACCACGAGCTCCCGCAGGGCTGA
- a CDS encoding DUF5685 family protein: MFGLLKPCAHGAVRHGIDPSAWQTHLCGLCLGLRDGHGQLARAATNTDAIVLEILTEAQQSRPSARTAAGPCALRGMRRASVVAADAPGVRLAATASLLLGAAKIRDHVDDGDAHRLARRPLARVSERWHARARAAAAPLGLEVEPLIAAIESQLRLENSPGSTLDELTAPTQLCAAELFAHTAILAGRPENAAALRAAGWHFGRIAHLADALEDLDDDRTQGRFNPLLATGTTPEQAHALVTESNSLLRAALTRVALDRVATVRWILLDPLGGVVRKLGRAADIARICATGRCRSTSANAMPLANNVPGAPFSPQPGLEPAGPDVPPSLRPSLLEGLGIIATQYCTGYACCATHTGPCSGRRKEPWYEDCDCSPGDCNCGGGHHHAAGNGCTMCDGHGCCDCNCGGCDCDCCSGGDCCDCDCCGCDCSC, translated from the coding sequence TTGTTCGGCTTGCTGAAGCCGTGCGCGCACGGTGCGGTGCGACACGGGATCGATCCCTCGGCGTGGCAGACCCACCTGTGCGGGCTGTGCCTGGGCCTGCGGGACGGGCACGGTCAGCTGGCGCGGGCGGCGACCAACACCGACGCCATCGTGCTCGAAATCCTCACCGAGGCACAGCAATCCCGGCCCTCGGCGCGTACGGCCGCCGGTCCGTGCGCACTGCGCGGTATGCGCCGCGCCTCGGTGGTGGCGGCCGACGCGCCCGGTGTGCGGCTCGCGGCGACCGCCTCACTTCTGCTGGGAGCGGCCAAGATTCGCGATCACGTCGACGACGGTGACGCACATCGTCTCGCGCGCCGGCCGCTGGCGCGGGTCTCCGAGCGCTGGCATGCGCGCGCCCGCGCCGCGGCGGCACCGCTCGGGCTCGAGGTCGAACCCTTGATCGCGGCCATCGAATCCCAGCTGCGCCTGGAGAATTCACCCGGCAGCACGCTCGACGAGCTCACTGCCCCAACGCAGCTGTGCGCGGCGGAACTGTTCGCCCACACCGCGATCCTCGCCGGCCGGCCCGAGAACGCGGCGGCCCTGCGAGCGGCCGGCTGGCATTTCGGCCGCATCGCCCACCTCGCCGACGCGCTCGAGGACCTCGACGACGACCGCACCCAGGGCCGCTTCAATCCCCTTCTGGCCACCGGCACCACCCCGGAACAGGCGCATGCCCTGGTCACCGAGTCGAATTCACTGCTGCGCGCCGCGCTGACCCGTGTCGCCCTGGACCGGGTGGCGACCGTCCGCTGGATCCTGCTGGACCCGCTGGGCGGCGTGGTCCGCAAGCTCGGCCGGGCCGCGGACATCGCTCGCATCTGCGCCACCGGACGCTGCCGCAGCACCTCGGCGAATGCGATGCCGCTCGCGAACAACGTTCCCGGCGCGCCGTTCTCGCCGCAACCCGGACTGGAGCCGGCCGGGCCGGACGTGCCGCCGTCGCTGCGGCCCAGCCTGCTGGAGGGGCTGGGGATCATCGCCACGCAGTACTGCACCGGGTATGCCTGCTGCGCAACGCATACCGGTCCGTGTAGCGGCCGCCGCAAGGAGCCCTGGTACGAGGACTGCGACTGCAGTCCGGGCGACTGCAACTGCGGCGGCGGGCACCACCATGCCGCGGGCAACGGCTGCACCATGTGCGACGGCCACGGCTGCTGCGACTGCAACTGTGGCGGCTGTGATTGCGATTGCTGTAGTGGCGGCGACTGCTGCGACTGCGATTGCTGCGGGTGCGACTGCAGCTGCTGA
- a CDS encoding TetR/AcrR family transcriptional regulator, producing MAGGTKRLPRAVREQQMLDAAVEVFSRKGYHDTSMDAIAAEAKISKPMLYLYYGSKDELFRACIHREAMRFIEAVAVAGNPKLTPHEQLRAGLEAFLTYVDQNRLSWQVLYRQALGQQPFASEISNSRDRVIELTAKLLESSAKYAEPGTNFEVVSVAVIGAGEAIADRVASGQIDMAEAVDLLDDLAWRGLSGNKKKAEQI from the coding sequence ATGGCTGGCGGAACGAAACGGCTTCCTCGTGCCGTGCGCGAGCAGCAGATGCTCGACGCCGCCGTAGAGGTCTTCTCGCGCAAGGGGTATCACGACACCTCCATGGACGCGATCGCCGCCGAGGCGAAGATCTCCAAGCCGATGCTGTACCTCTACTACGGCTCCAAGGACGAACTCTTCCGCGCCTGCATCCACCGCGAGGCCATGCGCTTCATCGAGGCGGTCGCGGTCGCCGGCAACCCCAAGCTCACCCCGCACGAGCAGTTGCGCGCGGGCCTCGAGGCCTTCCTGACCTACGTCGACCAGAACCGGCTGTCGTGGCAGGTGCTCTACCGCCAGGCCCTGGGCCAGCAGCCCTTCGCCTCGGAGATCTCCAACAGCCGCGACCGGGTCATCGAACTCACCGCCAAGCTGCTGGAATCCAGCGCCAAGTACGCCGAGCCGGGCACCAACTTCGAGGTCGTCTCGGTCGCGGTGATCGGCGCGGGCGAGGCCATCGCCGACCGCGTCGCCAGCGGCCAGATCGATATGGCCGAGGCCGTGGACCTGCTCGACGACCTGGCCTGGCGCGGTCTGTCCGGCAACAAGAAGAAGGCCGAGCAAATCTGA
- a CDS encoding acyl-CoA dehydrogenase, with amino-acid sequence MGHYKSNVRDLEFNLFEFLGIQKLLDAGAYGDLDADTVKEMLSEVRRLAEGPLAESFADADRNPPVFDPATHTVKLPESFKKSYRALEDAGWSKVPVREELGGLGAPSVVGWALGEMILGANPPAQMYAAGAGFAQVFYNNGTDEQKKWAQKIADRNWGATMVLTEPDAGSDVGAGRTKAIQQEDGSWHIEGVKRFITSGDSDDLFENIMHLVLARPEGAGPGTKGLSLFYVPKYHFDFETDTLGERNGVFVTNVEHKMGIKVSATCEVTFGGHGVPAKGWLVGEVHNGIAQMFDVIENARMMVGTKAIATLSTGYLNALEYAKTRVQGADLTQMTDKAAPRVTITHHPDVRRSLAMQKAYAEGLRAVYLYTAAHQNEDIAELVSGADKDTAFRVNDLLLPIVKGVGSERAYQYLTESLQTFGGSGFLQDYPIEQYIRDAKIDSLYEGTTAIQAQDFFFRKIARDRGVALAHVAGQIQKFIEREGGNGRLKAERKLLATALEDVQGMAATLTGHLMGAQQEPTELYKVGLGSVRFLLAVGDLIIGWLLLAQAEVAIKALDNGSTEKFYDGKIATAQFFARNVLPELTSVRTVLSNLDNDIMELDEAAF; translated from the coding sequence ATGGGTCACTACAAGAGCAACGTTCGCGACCTCGAGTTCAACCTCTTCGAGTTCCTGGGCATTCAGAAGCTCCTCGACGCGGGCGCCTACGGCGACCTCGACGCCGACACCGTCAAGGAAATGCTGAGCGAGGTGCGCCGACTGGCCGAGGGCCCGCTGGCCGAGTCCTTCGCCGACGCCGACCGCAACCCGCCCGTCTTCGACCCGGCGACCCACACGGTCAAGCTCCCCGAGTCCTTCAAGAAGTCCTACCGCGCCCTCGAGGACGCCGGCTGGTCCAAGGTGCCCGTGCGCGAGGAGCTGGGTGGCCTGGGCGCCCCGTCCGTCGTCGGCTGGGCGCTGGGCGAGATGATCCTCGGCGCCAACCCGCCGGCCCAGATGTACGCCGCCGGTGCGGGTTTCGCGCAGGTCTTCTACAACAACGGCACCGACGAGCAGAAGAAGTGGGCTCAGAAGATCGCCGACCGCAACTGGGGCGCCACCATGGTGCTGACCGAGCCCGACGCGGGCTCCGACGTCGGCGCGGGCCGCACCAAGGCCATCCAGCAGGAGGACGGCTCCTGGCACATCGAGGGCGTCAAGCGCTTCATCACCTCGGGCGACTCCGACGACCTGTTCGAGAACATCATGCACCTGGTGCTGGCCCGCCCCGAGGGCGCCGGCCCGGGCACCAAGGGCCTGTCGCTGTTCTACGTGCCGAAGTACCACTTCGACTTCGAGACCGACACCCTCGGCGAGCGCAACGGCGTGTTCGTCACCAATGTCGAGCACAAGATGGGCATCAAGGTCTCGGCCACCTGTGAGGTCACCTTCGGCGGCCACGGCGTGCCCGCCAAGGGCTGGCTGGTCGGCGAGGTCCACAACGGCATCGCGCAGATGTTCGACGTCATCGAGAACGCGCGAATGATGGTGGGCACCAAGGCCATCGCCACCCTGTCGACCGGTTACCTGAACGCGCTCGAGTACGCCAAGACTCGCGTCCAGGGCGCCGACCTGACCCAGATGACCGACAAGGCCGCCCCGCGCGTCACCATCACCCACCACCCGGACGTGCGTCGCAGCCTGGCCATGCAGAAGGCGTACGCCGAGGGCCTGCGCGCGGTGTACCTGTACACCGCCGCCCACCAGAACGAGGACATCGCCGAGCTGGTCTCGGGCGCGGACAAGGACACCGCGTTCCGCGTCAACGATCTGCTGCTGCCGATCGTCAAGGGTGTCGGTTCCGAGCGGGCCTACCAGTACCTGACCGAATCGCTGCAGACCTTCGGCGGCTCGGGCTTCCTGCAGGACTACCCGATCGAGCAGTACATCCGCGACGCCAAGATCGACTCGCTGTACGAGGGCACCACCGCCATCCAGGCGCAGGACTTCTTCTTCCGCAAGATCGCTCGCGACCGCGGTGTGGCGCTGGCCCACGTGGCCGGCCAGATCCAGAAGTTCATCGAGCGCGAGGGCGGCAACGGCCGCCTCAAGGCCGAGCGCAAGCTGCTCGCCACCGCCCTCGAGGACGTGCAGGGCATGGCCGCCACCCTGACCGGGCACCTGATGGGCGCCCAGCAGGAGCCGACCGAGCTCTACAAGGTCGGCCTGGGTTCGGTCCGCTTCCTGCTGGCCGTCGGCGACCTGATCATCGGCTGGCTGCTGCTGGCGCAGGCCGAGGTCGCCATCAAGGCGCTCGACAACGGCTCGACCGAGAAGTTCTACGACGGCAAGATCGCCACCGCGCAGTTCTTCGCCCGCAACGTCCTGCCGGAGCTGACCTCGGTCCGCACCGTCCTGTCGAACCTCGACAACGACATCATGGAGCTGGACGAAGCCGCGTTCTGA
- a CDS encoding glycoside hydrolase family 3 N-terminal domain-containing protein produces MRLAPGIVVAVTAALALSACSSGSNSSNESASTSSAAPSSTTTPPPTTTPGQQDCAAGYLSQFTERQKLAQLLTVGVTGEADAENVVRTEQIGGIFVGSWTDKAMLAQHQIDAVQKASRTPLMVTIDEEGGRVSRAKDLIGVAPAARQIPHQMSADEFYDFTLDRAKKLKALGVTVDFAPDVDVSAQPDDSVIGDRSFSDDPEVVVQYAGAFIRAMNDAGLGSVMKHFPGHGSGSGDSHTGAVRTPPLDQMQDKDLVPFRKLVNSGAAAMVGHLDVPGLTSPNVPASISPDAMKLLRQGTGYGAAPFDGVIFTDDLGGMAAITNRMNIEDAVEAALVAGADNALWITTDAVPKVLDRLEDAVKSGRLSGSQVDASVLRMAKFKGSAPHC; encoded by the coding sequence ATGCGTCTTGCTCCGGGGATCGTCGTCGCCGTGACCGCCGCTCTCGCGCTGTCCGCCTGCTCGAGTGGCTCGAATTCGTCCAACGAATCGGCCTCCACCAGCAGCGCGGCGCCGAGCAGCACCACTACTCCGCCTCCGACGACGACTCCCGGGCAACAGGATTGCGCGGCCGGCTATCTGTCGCAGTTCACCGAGCGGCAGAAGCTGGCCCAGCTGCTCACCGTCGGCGTCACCGGCGAGGCCGACGCCGAGAACGTGGTGCGGACCGAGCAGATCGGCGGCATCTTCGTCGGCAGCTGGACCGACAAGGCCATGCTGGCCCAGCATCAGATCGATGCCGTCCAGAAGGCTTCGCGGACACCGCTGATGGTGACCATCGACGAGGAGGGCGGGCGGGTCTCCCGGGCCAAGGACCTGATCGGGGTCGCGCCGGCGGCCCGGCAGATCCCGCATCAGATGAGCGCCGACGAGTTCTACGACTTCACCCTGGACCGGGCCAAGAAGCTCAAGGCGCTGGGCGTGACCGTGGACTTCGCCCCGGACGTGGATGTCAGCGCGCAGCCGGATGATTCGGTGATCGGCGATCGCTCGTTCTCCGACGACCCGGAGGTGGTGGTGCAGTACGCGGGCGCGTTCATCCGGGCCATGAACGACGCCGGACTCGGCAGCGTCATGAAGCACTTCCCCGGCCACGGCTCCGGATCGGGCGATTCGCATACGGGTGCGGTGCGCACCCCGCCGCTGGATCAAATGCAGGACAAGGATCTGGTTCCGTTCCGGAAGCTGGTGAATTCGGGTGCTGCGGCCATGGTGGGCCATCTGGACGTCCCCGGGCTCACCTCCCCGAACGTGCCGGCCAGCATCAGCCCGGACGCCATGAAATTGCTGCGGCAAGGCACCGGCTACGGTGCGGCGCCGTTCGACGGCGTCATCTTCACCGATGATCTGGGCGGTATGGCGGCCATCACCAATCGCATGAACATCGAGGACGCGGTCGAGGCGGCCCTGGTCGCGGGCGCCGACAATGCCCTGTGGATCACCACCGACGCCGTCCCGAAGGTGCTCGATCGGCTCGAGGACGCGGTGAAGAGCGGCCGGCTGTCGGGATCCCAGGTGGATGCCTCGGTGTTGCGCATGGCAAAGTTCAAGGGCTCCGCGCCGCACTGCTGA